A stretch of the Capsicum annuum cultivar UCD-10X-F1 chromosome 10, UCD10Xv1.1, whole genome shotgun sequence genome encodes the following:
- the LOC107844806 gene encoding uncharacterized protein LOC107844806, with protein MGNCVFKGFGSGEVDQEEENKMIKVVTSNGGIMELHAPITAHCITNEFPGHSIYHSHDMLSPPLFPNEELHAGQSYYLLPQLNHPIIKSKRGRDLEKEEKSDVNITTCNSSRNNLAQATPYRMSFDNQRMRKRSEAEVFPTYNSTGVWKVKLLISPDQLSDILAHEARTEALIESVRTVAKCGSGASSMGTAHSDKWSYFSTNNNNWKAANPI; from the exons ATGGGGAATTGTGTGTTCAAGGGTTTTGGTTCTGGAGAAGTTgatcaagaagaagaaaacaagatGATAAAAGTAGTCACTTCTAATGGTGGCATCATGGAGCTACATGCACCTATCACTGCCCACTGCATCACTAATGAATTCCCAGGCCATTCCATTTATCATAGCCATGACATGTTGTCTCCACCACTTTTTCCTAATGAGGAACTTCATGCTGGTCAATCATACTATCTCCTCCCTCAATTAAACCATCCTATTATTAAATCCAAAAGAGGAAGAGatcttgaaaaagaagaaaaaagtgatgtCAATATTACTACTTGTAATAGTAGTAGAAACAATTTAGCTCAAGCAACACCTTATAGGATGTCATTTGATAATCAAAGGATGCGCAAGAGATCAGAAGCTGAGGTTTTTCCTACCTACAATAGTACAG GTGTGTGGAAAGTGAAGTTGCTTATAAGCCCAGACCAGCTGTCAGATATTTTGGCACATGAGGCACGTACAGAGGCACTAATAGAGAGTGTTAGGACAGTAGCCAAATGTGGTTCTGGGGCTTCTTCTATGGGTACTGCTCATTCAGATAAATGGAGTTATTTTAgcactaataataataattggaaGGCAGCCAACCCTATCTGA